One genomic segment of Impatiens glandulifera chromosome 6, dImpGla2.1, whole genome shotgun sequence includes these proteins:
- the LOC124943521 gene encoding uncharacterized protein LOC124943521, whose protein sequence is MSSSSSNNRNPKVVTLRSSDGIEFIILERVALMMHMIKLVIQHPIILPPAVIPLKKIDGKNLAMVIEYCDWHSRPDPVEEHSDSSEPLILRNMKIKSLHLKISKIHKLKKLEFELFKNLDIKEMLALVYAADDLGVSGLSDSVALHLLEDQKFSI, encoded by the coding sequence ATGtcatcttcttcctccaacAATAGAAATCCAAAAGTGGTAACCCTAAGGAGCTCCGATGGCATCGAGTTTATTATTTTGGAGCGTGTGGCCTTAATGATGCATATGATAAAGTTGGTTATCCAACACCCAATAATATTACCTCCGGCTGTGATTCctcttaaaaaaattgatggTAAGAATCTCGCTATGGTTATAGAGTACTGCGATTGGCATTCTCGGCCCGACCCCGTGGAGGAGCATTCCGATAGTTCAGAACCGTTAATCTTGAGGAATATGAAGATAAAGAGTCTTCATTTAAAAATCTCAAAGATCCACAAGTTGAAGAAACTCGAGTTTGAATTATTCAAGAACCTTGACATAAAAGAAATGCTAGCTTTAGTATACGCAGCAGATGATCTTGGGGTGAGTGGACTCTCAGATTCGGTTGCATTACACTTGTTAGAAGATCAAAAGTTCTCTATATGA